A stretch of the Hippocampus zosterae strain Florida chromosome 18, ASM2543408v3, whole genome shotgun sequence genome encodes the following:
- the ier5l gene encoding immediate early response gene 5-like protein: MINTVERDVDAQSLISISLMKIHNSRTQRGGIKLHKNLLVSYVLRNARQLYIKEKYAEIYRMQQYEEVMAVCDEIQELNPLDAEDSEDAENEERARAACCGEEAALPGRPASALSGRASPADACKEPPEPCYYRSCCAEVSDASRCEPLPANGNAHCNKTTVLDLDTHVVTTVENGYLHQDCCCDALQAAQGAQPPGKKRKVDFGCCLCDVDELSDFALSRKRPKREEYANCNPDYADTSNISNLISIFGSGFTGLLSRQADLEQICSKQALASLGAWTRTIVAF, translated from the coding sequence ATGATCAACACGGTGGAGCGCGACGTTGACGCGCAGAGCTTGATCTCCATTTCCCTCATGAAGATCCACAACTCCAGGACTCAGCGAGGCGGCATCAAGCTGCACAAAAACCTGCTGGTCTCCTACGTGCTGAGAAACGCCAGGCAGCTTTACATCAAGGAGAAATACGCCGAGATTTACCGGATGCAGCAGTACGAGGAGGTGATGGCGGTCTGCGACGAGATCCAGGAGCTCAACCCGCTGGACGCGGAGGACTCGGAGGACGCCGAGAACGAGGAACGGGCGCGGGCCGCGTGCTGCGGCGAGGAAGCCGCTCTCCCCGGCCGCCCGGCGAGCGCGCTCTCCGGCCGCGCCTCTCCGGCGGACGCCTGCAAGGAGCCCCCCGAGCCCTGCTACTACAGAAGCTGCTGCGCGGAGGTCTCCGACGCGTCCCGCTGCGAGCCGCTGCCCGCAAACGGCAACGCGCACTGCAACAAAACCACCGTGCTGGACTTGGACACGCATGTGGTGACCACGGTGGAAAACGGCTACCTCCACCAGGACTGCTGCTGCGACGCGCTCCAAGCGGCTCAGGGCGCGCAGCCCCCCGGCAAGAAACGAAAGGTTGACTTTGGATGCTGCTTGTGCGACGTGGACGAGCTGTCGGATTTTGCCCTCTCGCGCAAACGGCCCAAACGCGAGGAGTACGCCAACTGTAACCCGGACTACGCGGACACTTCCAACATCTCCAACCTGATCTCCATCTTCGGCTCGGGCTTTACGGGGCTGCTCAGCAGGCAGGCGGACTTGGAGCAGATCTGTAGCAAACAGGCGCTGGCCAGTCTGGGAGCGTGGACTCGAACCATCGTGGCGTTTTGA